The genomic region GAGGATTCGCAAGACCCGACACCTATTGATCCGAATGATCCGTTGGTAGATCCAGCGTGTCCGGATTGTACCGTAACACCGTTAATTCAGACACCAAGTATTGCATTGATCAAAACAGGTGTGTTTAACGATAACAACCACGATGGTATTGCTCAGGCCGGCGAAACGATAACCTACAGCTTTACGGTTACCAATACCGGAAATACAAGCTTGTCGAATGTAATGGTTACCGATCCGCTACCGGGAGTGGTAGTAAGCGGTGGACCGATTAATCTGGCAGTAGGAGCAAGTGATAGTACGACGTTTACTGCGGTTTATGTGATCACTCAGGCGGATATTATTGCCGGTTCAGTAAGCAATCAGGCTTTTGTAAACGGAACGAGTCCACAAGGAGAAGTCGTAACCGACAGTTCTGATGATCACGACCTGGTGGGAGATAATCCAACCGTAATAAAAGTAGATGGCTGTACGATTAATGTGTTCAATGCGATTTCTCCAAACGGAGATGGAAGTAACGATATCTTATATATCGCCGGTATCGAATGTTATCCGAATAACGAAGTATTGATCTTTAACCGTTGGGGTGTTCAGGTATTCGAAACCAAAGGATACAATAACAACGATAAAGTATTCAAAGGCTACTCAGACGGAAGAGCGACGATCAGTTCGTCCGAACCATTACCGGACGGAACTTACTTCTACATCCTGAAGTATACCACAGCCGATGGGGCGACACATGAGAAAAACGGATACCTGTATAGTAATAGATAAATGAAATCCCGGGGGAAATTACAGTACCCCGGGTTTATAAAACAAAATAAAAATGAGAACAAAATTTATACTTTTCGTTTTACTGTTAACCGGTATCGGTGGATTTGCCCAGCAGGATGCTCAGTATACCCAATACATGTACAATACCATTAATGTCAACCCGGCTTATGCCGGTTCCCGTGGCGTGATGAGTATTTTCGGATTACACCGTACACAATGGGTAGGATTGGAAGGTGCGCCGGTAACCAATGCCGTGTCGCTCAATACACCACTTAATAATAGTAATCTCGGATTGGGGCTGTCTTTTGTAAATGATAGAATCGGGCCGGCAGATGAAAATGCGATTTCAGCAGATTTTTCATATACCATCAATACATCCGAACGCTTTAAGTTGTCTTTCGGTTTAAAAGCGACGGCACATTTATTAAATGTCGACTTTACAAAACTGAATATTTACGATGGGGCAGATCCACGTTTTCAGAATAATATTGATCATAAGTTTTCTCCCAATTTCGGTGCCGGAATCTACTGGCATTCCGATAAAACCTATGTAGGGATTTCGGTGCCGAATTTTTTGGAAACCAAACATTACGACAAAAGTTCGCAATCGACAGCCAAAGAGAATATGCATTACTACCTGATCGCCGGACATGTGTTCGAATTGGGTTCCGATGTAAAATTCAAACCGGCTTTACTAACCAAAGTAGTAAAAGGAGCACCGTTACAGGTAGACCTGTCGGCCAATTTCCTCTTGTATGAGAAATTGACAGCTGGATTAGCCTACCGTTGGGATGCAGCTTGCAGTGCCATGGTTGGATTTCAGATTACAAACGGTTTGTTTGCCGGATATGCTTACGATATGGAAACCACAAAACTGGCTGACTATAATTCAGGATCGCATGAGATTTTCCTGAGATTCGAATTGTTTAACAGAAATAACAGAATAACGTCTCCGAGATTCTTCTAATTAATAAAAGGATTATGAAAAAAATAGTATTGCAATTCGGTTTGATGATGTTGGTTTCGACCGGAGTTTATTCACAAAGCGGGAAAATAAAAACAGCGAATAAGGAATATGATAATTATGCCTATATCGATGCGATCAAAACCTACGAGAAAATAGCCGACAAAGGGTATAAATCGGTAGAAGTGTTAGAAAAACTGGGCGATTCCTATTATTTTAATGGAAAATTGGATCAGGCGGCAAAATGGTATGGCGAGTTATTTGCGCTGTCTCAGGAGGTAGAAGCGGAATATTATTACCGCTATGCCCAATCGCTAAAATCGGTTGGCGATTATGAAAAGGCAAACCAAATGCTGGCTAAATTCCACGAGAAAAATGCCAGTGATGTCCGGGGAAAAATGTACCGGAATCAAACGGATTATCTGGAAGTGATTAAACGGAATTCCGGGCGGTTTACCATCGAGAATGCCGGAATCAATTCACAATATTCCGATTATGGAAGTGCCTTTACCGGTGATAAAATGGTATTTGTTTCGGCTCGGGATACGTCTGGTGTGTTTAGCAAAAGAGTTCATACCTGGACCGGAGAATCGTTCACCAATATGTATGCGGTAACGATCAACCAGGATGGTTCATTATCACAGCCGGAACGTTTCGCAAAAGAAATCAATACCCGCTTTCACGAAGCCACTCCGGTTTTTACCAAAGACGGAAATACCATGTACTTTACCCGTAATAACTTTAACAACGGAAAGAAAGGTAAAGATAGTGCCAAAACAACCTTGCTAAAAGTTTACAGAGCGACATTAAAAGACGGAAAGTGGACAAATGTAACGGAGTTACCGTTTAATAGTGACAGTTATAGTGTGGCGCATCCGGCTTTAAGTCCGGATGAAAAAACACTGTATTTTGTTTCGAATATGCCGGGAACCTTAGGACTGTCGGATATTTTTAAAGTCGACATTAAAGCCGACGGAAGTTTTGGAACACCTCAAAATGTAGGACCAACCATCAATACTCCGGGACGCGAAACCTTTCCGTTTGTAACGGAAAATAATGAATTGTATTTCGCTTCCGATGGACATTTAGGATTGGGTGGTTTGGATATTTTTGTGTCAAAACCGGCAAACGATGGTTCCTATAAAAAGGTAATCAATATCGGTGCGCCGGCAAACAGTCCGAAGGATGATTTTGCTTTCTTGATCAATACAACTACCAAAAAAGGATTCCTGACGTCGAACCGTGAGGGCGGACAAGGGGCAGATGATATTTACACCTTTATAGAAAACATTCCGTTGCAATATGCCTGCGAACAGTTGTTGGCCGGTGTCGTAACCGATTCGGAAACGGGTGCGCCTTTGGCAAATGCTACGGTTACCTTGTTTGATGAAAACTTTAAAGTCGTAAAAACAATCAAGACGGATGCCAATGGAAATTACAATTTCGGAGAAGTGGATTGTAAACGCAAATATTTTGTAAAAGCCGAATTGCCAGCATACAACACTCGTGAAATTAGTGTGATCATTCCTGAAACGTCTGGAACGACAAACTTACCGCTTGCGTTGGATAAAACCGTCAAACCGGTACAAACCGGCGACGATCTGGCAAAAACATTCGGAATCAAAATCATCTATTTCGATTTGGATAAATGGAATATTCGTCCGGATGCTGCGGTAGATCTGGCGAAGATTGTTGAAGTGATGAAAGACTATCCGAAGATGAAAATCGATGTACGTTCGCATACCGATAGTCGCCAGACACATCAATATAATGAACGTTTGTCCGATAGAAGAGCAAAATCAACTATCGCATGGATGATCAAACAAGGCATTGATCCTTCCCGTTTAACCGGGAAAGGCTATGGTGAGACACAACTGCTGAACAAATGTGCCGATGGCGTGCCATGTTCCGAAGCAGAACACCAGCTAAACCGCAGAAGTGAATTCATCATTATTTCAATGTAAGACAATAATAGATGAGTTTAGGACAATTAGTATCGTTACTCCTCCTTGTTTTCCTCTTTGTCTGTTCCGGACTAATAGTTGTTAACGGAATGATACACGATCGGGAAAAGGCTATAAAAATTGGTTTTGCAGGAGTAATTATTGCACTAATACTACTGCTCGGAAGCTATTGTGTCATTTTTAAATTCTGAACATACACCATATAAGTATATGTTATAAATTAGGTGCTAACAGAGTCGGGTTTTCCCGGCTCTGTTTATTTTTATAAAAACCGGGAGCCACCGTAAAACAATCCCAAATTATTATGATGGCATATAATAAATAACTACTTTTGGCACGTTTTTAATATACTTAACATAGAATAGTATGGTAAAAGATTTATTCGAAAGAATTCAAAGTAACAAAGGTCCTTTGGGAAAATGGGCTTCTCAGGCTGAAGGATATTATGTATTTCCGAAATTGGAAGGACAATTAGGACCTAGAATGCAATTTCACGGAAAAGAAATTTTAAACTGGAGTATCAACGATTATTTAGGATTGGCAAACCACCCGGAGGTTCGTAAAGTAGATGCGCAAGCAGCTTTAGACTACGGTGCGGCCTACCCGATGGGCGCGCGGATGATGAGTGGACATACCACGATTCACGAGCAATTGCAAAATGAATTAGCCGCTTTTGTTCAAAAAGAAGCAGCGTATCTGTTGAATTTTGGTTATCAGGGAATGGTGTCTATTATTGATGCTTTGGTAACTAAAAATGATGTGATTGTTTATGATGTAGATTCACATGCCTGTATCATCGACGGGGTACGTTTG from Flavobacterium sp. WV_118_3 harbors:
- a CDS encoding type IX secretion system membrane protein PorP/SprF; translated protein: MRTKFILFVLLLTGIGGFAQQDAQYTQYMYNTINVNPAYAGSRGVMSIFGLHRTQWVGLEGAPVTNAVSLNTPLNNSNLGLGLSFVNDRIGPADENAISADFSYTINTSERFKLSFGLKATAHLLNVDFTKLNIYDGADPRFQNNIDHKFSPNFGAGIYWHSDKTYVGISVPNFLETKHYDKSSQSTAKENMHYYLIAGHVFELGSDVKFKPALLTKVVKGAPLQVDLSANFLLYEKLTAGLAYRWDAACSAMVGFQITNGLFAGYAYDMETTKLADYNSGSHEIFLRFELFNRNNRITSPRFF
- a CDS encoding OmpA family protein, with the protein product MKKIVLQFGLMMLVSTGVYSQSGKIKTANKEYDNYAYIDAIKTYEKIADKGYKSVEVLEKLGDSYYFNGKLDQAAKWYGELFALSQEVEAEYYYRYAQSLKSVGDYEKANQMLAKFHEKNASDVRGKMYRNQTDYLEVIKRNSGRFTIENAGINSQYSDYGSAFTGDKMVFVSARDTSGVFSKRVHTWTGESFTNMYAVTINQDGSLSQPERFAKEINTRFHEATPVFTKDGNTMYFTRNNFNNGKKGKDSAKTTLLKVYRATLKDGKWTNVTELPFNSDSYSVAHPALSPDEKTLYFVSNMPGTLGLSDIFKVDIKADGSFGTPQNVGPTINTPGRETFPFVTENNELYFASDGHLGLGGLDIFVSKPANDGSYKKVINIGAPANSPKDDFAFLINTTTKKGFLTSNREGGQGADDIYTFIENIPLQYACEQLLAGVVTDSETGAPLANATVTLFDENFKVVKTIKTDANGNYNFGEVDCKRKYFVKAELPAYNTREISVIIPETSGTTNLPLALDKTVKPVQTGDDLAKTFGIKIIYFDLDKWNIRPDAAVDLAKIVEVMKDYPKMKIDVRSHTDSRQTHQYNERLSDRRAKSTIAWMIKQGIDPSRLTGKGYGETQLLNKCADGVPCSEAEHQLNRRSEFIIISM